In one Rhodothermia bacterium genomic region, the following are encoded:
- a CDS encoding glycosyltransferase: MIPFILLSLNILVWSLLYIGFRRSIHNVQKGSSSTVPISVLVALKNEEAQVPTLVEAFKKQIYPHFEVIFINDGSTDQTTAQLRLAIGDDLRFRLYDRPDDMRSGKKFALTYGILQAKHAHLAFTDADCVPSPTWLRQLAGHITTIPDAVWVGYGPFLSEPTLLNLFVRYETNLTAYLTAAFTGWGQAYMAVGRNLSYPKKTFEEVQGFASHQHLLSGDDDLFIQTVQAHKTSPIYMVLEQEAWVYSSPPSSFRVWFRQKTRHFSAARGYARRAMVGLSVIQMLQILSWAVLFWDFWTGLLALSLRWLFMATCFSLVSVRLHTASLLLLIPLLDGLYHLMNLVVAPFGYLKKTLRW, from the coding sequence ATGATTCCTTTCATTCTCTTAAGCCTCAACATCCTCGTATGGAGTCTGTTGTATATCGGTTTTAGAAGGTCTATCCATAACGTACAAAAAGGATCTTCATCCACCGTACCGATTTCAGTCTTGGTTGCCCTAAAAAACGAAGAAGCCCAAGTTCCAACCTTGGTTGAAGCATTTAAAAAACAGATCTACCCGCACTTCGAGGTCATTTTCATTAACGATGGCTCTACGGATCAAACAACGGCGCAGTTAAGGCTGGCGATAGGCGACGATTTACGGTTTCGCCTCTATGACCGCCCCGATGACATGCGTTCGGGGAAGAAATTTGCCCTGACATATGGTATTTTGCAAGCAAAACATGCGCACTTGGCTTTCACCGACGCAGATTGTGTCCCAAGCCCGACGTGGTTACGGCAACTCGCTGGCCACATCACCACAATACCAGATGCGGTATGGGTGGGCTATGGCCCCTTTTTATCTGAACCCACCTTGCTTAACCTCTTCGTCCGTTATGAAACAAACCTGACCGCTTATCTTACCGCTGCTTTTACCGGTTGGGGACAAGCATACATGGCTGTCGGACGAAATTTAAGCTACCCCAAAAAAACATTTGAAGAAGTTCAGGGCTTTGCTTCCCATCAACACCTCCTGAGCGGTGACGATGACTTATTTATACAGACGGTACAGGCGCACAAAACATCGCCCATTTATATGGTCTTAGAACAAGAGGCATGGGTTTATAGCAGTCCTCCTTCTTCATTTCGGGTGTGGTTTCGTCAAAAAACCCGTCATTTTTCAGCAGCACGCGGTTATGCTCGACGTGCTATGGTGGGCTTATCGGTCATTCAGATGTTGCAAATTTTGTCTTGGGCTGTATTGTTTTGGGATTTTTGGACGGGACTTCTTGCCCTATCTTTGAGGTGGCTGTTCATGGCCACGTGTTTTTCTCTGGTGTCTGTGCGCCTACATACGGCATCGTTGTTGCTCCTTATACCACTTTTAGACGGACTTTACCACCTCATGAACCTTGTTGTTGCGCCTTTTGGTTACCTGAAAAAAACGCTCCGGTGGTGA
- a CDS encoding DUF2795 domain-containing protein produces the protein MYWTFDLASYLNDAPWPATKDELIDYATRTGAPEEVLENLEMLEDDETPYESMQEIWPDYPTSSDDFYYTEE, from the coding sequence ATGTACTGGACTTTTGATTTGGCCTCTTATTTAAATGATGCGCCGTGGCCGGCTACAAAAGACGAGTTGATTGACTATGCCACCAGAACAGGAGCACCGGAAGAGGTCTTAGAAAATCTGGAAATGCTTGAGGATGATGAAACCCCTTACGAAAGTATGCAAGAAATTTGGCCAGATTATCCAACCAGTTCCGACGACTTCTACTATACAGAAGAATAA
- a CDS encoding BamA/TamA family outer membrane protein — MRYTYKAISTWRNTHKHVFTICAVVCLHVLLVKVVFAQPTAYKTGPIVSSIEIEGQSLFGVETQLLPLVNTEVNRKLFGISGVTPWLWIYRWGTKSGLPSRLKEGIIKSGEKPAFLDLVVMEKDSDRLRLFFRQQGYRSAQVKAQVIKKNPDSSEVIVRFNITPGSPTFIRTFRYQGLDKLTPEQKERLLSQSLLIGDKKSADTLRLDNKRYIEPKLYEERRRIITFLQDEGYPEITRDSVRVLVTPVRPDSFDVTMLVGMGKRYRMGDIRFRITGPDGSLAQQDTLQWLEREYQPRLHVTATRIGEGSLNPNLLYALMQFSPGEWYNQSKLLQTKLLLEQTGLFPFTNFNPVYSAASDHENRSYVPIEVELRTRSRFEVNWDGSLLQRFNTNTSNEIGLGTGASVSDLNVWGQGEKMRLRVSASGTLERGFALLNNAQQAGTFSRSTQYDASLGWSFPYLRKRLSWMGPLFGVPFYSASTRIQVNYLHEKRDVIKLSRDRASLLYQLDFRHNRSITSTLNLFDFSFSDPQPAAGFEELFLSLITDPVQYQRAVEDYTVRKVNNAFRYAIRGGNADPLRRDKGYSSEFGAEIGGNLPFLLDRFAITPNTLEGTLPGIGAGSSLAYRQYARFNLDFRKYQPRGSYGTLAWKASAGWAFPTGSHTGTPLANRCGENALNANLQDCRRAEVPYERRFFIGGSSSLRAWGLGELGPGEATSAKDGLTGVLGGDVKLEASLEYRQVFVRNLFGADYLLATFVDAGNIWYDRRNASDVAAAKFILPDAFRQLGIGGGFGLRISWAYLILRFDWAVQMLAPGGTFFPNGIRFRFIPGLGQAF; from the coding sequence ATGCGCTATACGTATAAAGCAATTTCTACTTGGCGCAATACCCATAAGCACGTTTTTACAATTTGTGCTGTTGTTTGTTTGCACGTCCTTCTTGTAAAAGTTGTATTTGCACAACCGACCGCTTACAAAACAGGCCCAATAGTCTCCTCCATCGAAATTGAAGGCCAGTCCCTCTTTGGGGTAGAAACACAGTTGCTCCCCTTGGTCAATACCGAAGTGAACCGAAAATTGTTTGGTATCTCCGGTGTTACGCCTTGGCTATGGATTTATCGTTGGGGAACCAAGAGTGGTTTACCAAGCCGACTCAAAGAGGGCATCATCAAAAGTGGTGAAAAACCCGCCTTTTTGGATCTTGTCGTCATGGAAAAAGATTCCGATCGGCTGCGGCTGTTTTTTCGTCAGCAGGGGTATCGGTCAGCACAGGTAAAAGCACAGGTTATCAAAAAAAATCCAGACTCCTCCGAAGTAATCGTTCGGTTTAATATCACACCCGGATCACCGACCTTTATCCGAACCTTTCGTTATCAGGGTTTGGATAAACTTACTCCAGAACAAAAAGAGCGGCTCCTTTCGCAATCCTTACTCATCGGCGATAAAAAGTCTGCTGATACCCTTCGCTTAGACAACAAACGCTATATCGAGCCAAAACTCTACGAGGAAAGGCGGCGCATCATCACTTTTCTACAAGACGAAGGCTATCCGGAGATTACCCGTGACTCGGTAAGGGTTTTGGTCACACCCGTCCGACCCGACTCGTTTGACGTGACCATGCTGGTGGGAATGGGAAAACGCTACCGTATGGGTGACATTCGCTTTCGCATAACCGGCCCGGACGGATCCTTAGCCCAGCAAGACACACTACAGTGGTTAGAACGAGAATACCAACCGCGTTTGCATGTAACCGCCACCCGAATTGGTGAAGGCTCTTTAAATCCCAACCTGCTGTATGCGCTCATGCAGTTTTCTCCCGGTGAGTGGTATAATCAATCTAAATTGCTCCAAACCAAATTATTACTTGAACAAACGGGTCTCTTTCCTTTTACAAATTTTAATCCTGTTTATTCGGCGGCAAGCGACCACGAGAACCGATCTTATGTCCCCATAGAGGTTGAGCTGCGTACACGTTCTCGGTTTGAGGTGAATTGGGATGGATCGCTTTTACAACGTTTTAATACCAATACCAGTAACGAAATCGGGCTTGGTACGGGGGCTTCTGTCTCCGACCTAAACGTTTGGGGACAAGGCGAAAAGATGCGGCTGCGTGTTTCTGCATCCGGTACATTAGAACGTGGCTTCGCCCTCTTGAACAATGCCCAACAAGCAGGCACCTTTAGCCGCTCAACGCAATACGATGCCTCGCTTGGTTGGAGTTTTCCTTATTTACGAAAACGACTCTCTTGGATGGGGCCTCTCTTTGGGGTTCCTTTTTATAGTGCTTCTACCCGTATCCAAGTCAATTATCTGCATGAAAAACGAGATGTCATCAAACTTTCCCGCGACCGTGCTTCGTTGTTATACCAATTAGACTTTCGGCACAACCGTTCAATCACTTCAACCCTAAACCTCTTCGATTTCTCGTTCAGCGATCCCCAGCCGGCAGCCGGCTTCGAGGAACTTTTCTTGAGCCTCATTACCGATCCCGTCCAATACCAACGTGCCGTCGAGGATTATACCGTGCGCAAAGTCAACAATGCTTTCCGGTATGCCATCCGTGGCGGAAATGCCGACCCACTCCGTAGAGACAAAGGATACTCCAGTGAATTTGGCGCCGAAATTGGGGGCAATTTACCTTTCTTGTTAGACCGTTTTGCCATTACGCCAAATACCTTAGAAGGCACATTACCCGGCATTGGTGCAGGGAGTAGTTTGGCATATCGGCAGTACGCCCGCTTTAATTTGGATTTCCGGAAATACCAACCACGCGGGAGCTACGGAACCCTTGCATGGAAAGCCTCGGCAGGATGGGCCTTCCCGACTGGTAGCCATACTGGAACGCCACTGGCCAATAGATGCGGGGAAAACGCCTTAAATGCAAACCTACAAGATTGTCGGCGTGCCGAGGTCCCCTATGAAAGAAGGTTTTTTATTGGCGGAAGTTCAAGCCTACGCGCATGGGGATTGGGAGAACTGGGGCCGGGAGAAGCCACTTCCGCGAAGGACGGACTCACAGGTGTGCTGGGCGGTGATGTGAAGTTAGAGGCCAGTTTGGAGTATCGGCAGGTTTTCGTCCGTAACTTGTTCGGTGCAGATTATTTGTTGGCCACTTTTGTGGATGCAGGAAACATTTGGTACGATCGTCGTAATGCCTCGGATGTAGCCGCCGCCAAATTCATATTGCCCGATGCCTTCCGACAATTGGGCATTGGTGGCGGATTTGGGCTACGCATCTCGTGGGCTTATCTTATTTTACGGTTCGACTGGGCCGTACAAATGCTTGCACCCGGTGGCACTTTTTTCCCAAATGGCATCCGATTTCGGTTTATTCCCGGCCTTGGCCAAGCCTTTTGA